In Gimesia benthica, a single window of DNA contains:
- a CDS encoding SRPBCC family protein produces the protein MKLELSEKTKLNASPQVIHEWLSDLENWPKINDKIKSVTVEGNRCFGEMEFKGKTLEFAGMVPEDDDPLKVTCNIVIQTESEKRDPEHMTVVYEIIPGGRATQIVERIIFEREIPFWGWLLVKLIMKIGKPTGLTNLQRIKEHITAED, from the coding sequence ATGAAACTAGAGCTGTCCGAAAAGACAAAACTGAATGCTTCTCCGCAGGTCATCCATGAATGGCTCAGCGATCTTGAGAACTGGCCCAAGATCAATGATAAGATCAAATCGGTCACCGTGGAGGGGAATCGCTGTTTTGGTGAGATGGAGTTCAAAGGCAAAACACTGGAATTTGCCGGTATGGTCCCAGAAGACGATGACCCGTTAAAAGTCACCTGTAATATCGTCATTCAGACGGAGTCGGAAAAACGAGACCCCGAACACATGACAGTGGTCTATGAAATCATCCCCGGTGGACGCGCCACTCAAATTGTCGAACGCATTATTTTCGAAAGAGAAATCCCCTTCTGGGGCTGGTTGCTCGTCAAGCTGATTATGAAAATCGGTAAGCCGACCGGTCTGACAAACCTGCAACGGATCAAAGAGCATATTACTGCGGAAGACTAA
- a CDS encoding EF-hand domain-containing protein, protein MDLNSDFVPHDTDQDGQIGLYEWRKNNPGKLSEFFSMDLNGDGFLTPKEIQLSKAGTPQRSAASFMFALNSGQSGTSQPVPQESSASATPASASKSAEQSAQPTAETKPAAPSSDPMVSQANYFFKLLDRDKDNSISAEEWKKSRSMRRMFEEASIDLTVTMSQEQFVKHYIAIKKD, encoded by the coding sequence GTGGATCTGAATTCAGATTTTGTACCCCATGATACCGATCAGGACGGGCAGATCGGACTTTATGAGTGGCGGAAGAACAACCCCGGCAAGTTGTCAGAGTTCTTCTCCATGGACCTCAACGGTGACGGGTTTCTGACTCCGAAGGAAATTCAGCTTTCCAAAGCGGGTACCCCGCAGAGAAGTGCTGCCTCGTTCATGTTCGCGTTGAACTCCGGACAATCAGGAACTTCCCAGCCAGTTCCACAAGAGTCCTCTGCGAGTGCGACTCCAGCTTCAGCATCGAAATCAGCAGAACAGTCTGCTCAGCCGACAGCAGAAACAAAACCTGCGGCCCCCAGTTCCGACCCGATGGTCAGCCAGGCGAATTACTTCTTTAAACTGCTGGATCGCGACAAAGACAATTCCATCTCGGCAGAAGAATGGAAGAAGAGCCGATCCATGCGACGCATGTTCGAAGAAGCCAGCATCGACCTGACTGTGACCATGTCGCAGGAACAGTTTGTCAAGCATTATATCGCCATCAAAAAAGATTGA
- a CDS encoding M20/M25/M40 family metallo-hydrolase: MPSQLTYSLIFCCLTWVISFSASNAAETSYLVTAKTASSSIKTDELKSHIEFLASDALEGREAGTQGGQAAGTYIRTFLQKHGVQPGMGEEGYFQEFDGGFRNILGVIPGNDPKLKNEYIVIGAHYDHVGYGKPSNSRGGVGQIHNGADDNASGTAALLEIIEAISEHKELPRRSILFAFWDAEEMGLLGSRHWMNYPSVPLEQIQIYFNLDMIGRLKKQPLTLFGSRSSIGLRSCTVKCNHRDTDLKIKFDSAIRPDSDHWPFYQKGIPFLMLHTGKHDDYHRPEDDAFKIDYAGTQKCAQLLTQLVFEFAMQDKKPEYRSADQDILAGIDQESRITTQDPPRLGVAWNADQYEEGHLMITQVLASSAADAAGLKVGDEIIKIDGRSPVEAPGFAALVRSSPEKIKLQIKRKKEDELLEIPVELSGNQLKLGIQWHTDETEPEVMVISNIIKSSPADLAGLKINDRIYEISGRSFESSDEFRELVKDLPLPLKLQVEREGRLQNFEVQSMR; the protein is encoded by the coding sequence TTGCCATCACAGCTCACGTATTCTCTGATTTTCTGCTGCCTGACCTGGGTCATAAGTTTCTCTGCGTCGAATGCTGCCGAGACCAGTTATCTGGTTACAGCGAAAACCGCGTCCAGTTCGATTAAGACAGATGAGCTGAAATCTCATATTGAATTCCTGGCCAGTGACGCACTCGAAGGACGCGAAGCAGGTACTCAGGGTGGCCAGGCGGCTGGAACCTATATCCGCACTTTTTTACAGAAGCATGGTGTCCAACCCGGAATGGGTGAAGAAGGCTACTTTCAGGAGTTCGATGGGGGATTTCGGAATATCCTGGGAGTCATTCCGGGTAATGATCCAAAATTAAAAAATGAATATATTGTTATCGGGGCTCACTACGATCATGTGGGGTACGGCAAGCCCTCGAACAGTCGGGGTGGGGTCGGTCAGATTCATAACGGAGCTGATGACAACGCCAGCGGAACTGCAGCCCTGCTGGAAATCATTGAAGCCATCTCAGAGCATAAAGAGCTCCCCCGGCGCTCTATCCTGTTCGCCTTCTGGGATGCGGAAGAGATGGGATTGCTTGGCTCCAGACACTGGATGAATTACCCGAGTGTTCCACTCGAACAGATCCAAATTTATTTCAACCTGGACATGATCGGGCGGCTCAAAAAACAACCACTGACTTTATTCGGATCCCGTTCGTCCATCGGTTTGAGATCCTGCACCGTCAAATGCAATCATCGTGACACGGATCTGAAAATCAAATTTGACAGTGCGATCCGCCCCGACAGCGACCACTGGCCTTTCTATCAGAAGGGGATTCCCTTCCTGATGCTGCATACCGGGAAACACGATGATTATCATCGTCCTGAAGATGACGCCTTCAAAATCGATTACGCAGGCACCCAGAAATGTGCCCAGTTGTTGACCCAGCTGGTATTTGAATTTGCCATGCAGGATAAAAAGCCGGAATACCGGTCAGCCGATCAGGATATTCTGGCTGGGATCGATCAGGAATCAAGAATCACGACGCAGGATCCGCCCCGGCTGGGTGTCGCCTGGAATGCAGACCAGTACGAGGAAGGGCATCTGATGATTACTCAGGTTCTGGCCAGTTCAGCAGCGGATGCCGCTGGCCTGAAGGTCGGTGATGAGATCATTAAAATCGACGGACGATCGCCTGTAGAAGCGCCTGGATTTGCAGCGCTGGTACGGAGTTCCCCTGAAAAGATCAAGCTGCAGATCAAACGAAAAAAGGAAGATGAACTACTGGAAATCCCGGTAGAACTTTCAGGCAATCAGCTCAAACTGGGAATTCAGTGGCATACTGATGAAACCGAACCCGAAGTCATGGTGATCTCGAACATCATTAAATCATCACCTGCCGATCTGGCCGGTCTGAAAATCAACGACCGGATTTATGAGATCAGCGGACGGTCATTTGAGAGCAGTGATGAATTTCGCGAACTCGTAAAAGATCTGCCTCTGCCCTTGAAACTTCAGGTCGAACGCGAGGGACGACTGCAGAACTTTGAAGTTCAATCAATGAGATGA
- a CDS encoding 2-oxo acid dehydrogenase subunit E2, which translates to MYWATKSKPVPLSEIGWINTTYLASTSLRCDPMLVWGTTVDTEELDSFLEEQRRLNRTMLTPAHVLVRAVAESLRQHPEVNRRVIGKKVYQYEGVNIVMPMLQTSTGEVDCVFMRKAEDYSLDEIAGYFWESAREKSMQVARDKKRVKEGSTFKNALINLGRWLRLSWILHTSKVGFTAGNWLRAPTIWPWQQGLNHAGAFVNYLGFSGAPPLIAHKPASLPLNAYCIAVTMGATEKRPVVVDDKVVVRKQASLFVRLDHRMVNGNQSAAFINTLRSFLMHPQSLVQQSEDAEVQKRAA; encoded by the coding sequence ATGTATTGGGCGACAAAGAGTAAACCGGTGCCACTCTCCGAGATTGGCTGGATCAATACCACCTATCTCGCGAGTACATCGCTCCGTTGCGATCCGATGCTCGTCTGGGGAACCACGGTCGATACCGAAGAGCTGGATTCCTTTCTGGAAGAGCAGCGCAGACTCAACCGCACTATGCTCACTCCCGCGCATGTTCTGGTACGTGCCGTGGCTGAAAGCCTGCGACAGCATCCGGAAGTCAACCGCCGGGTGATTGGGAAAAAAGTTTATCAGTACGAGGGCGTGAATATTGTCATGCCGATGCTGCAGACCAGCACGGGCGAAGTCGATTGTGTCTTCATGCGGAAAGCCGAAGATTATTCACTCGACGAGATCGCGGGTTACTTCTGGGAGTCAGCCAGAGAAAAATCGATGCAGGTGGCCCGTGATAAAAAACGTGTCAAAGAGGGATCAACGTTTAAAAACGCATTGATCAACCTGGGACGCTGGCTCCGGCTTTCCTGGATTCTGCACACCTCGAAGGTTGGATTCACGGCCGGCAACTGGCTTCGGGCTCCCACCATCTGGCCCTGGCAGCAGGGACTGAATCATGCTGGGGCATTCGTCAATTATCTGGGGTTCTCCGGTGCACCGCCATTGATTGCCCATAAACCCGCGTCGCTCCCACTCAATGCATACTGTATCGCCGTCACCATGGGAGCTACTGAAAAACGCCCTGTCGTTGTGGATGATAAAGTCGTCGTGCGTAAACAGGCTTCCCTGTTTGTGCGGCTGGACCATCGTATGGTCAACGGAAATCAGTCTGCAGCGTTCATCAATACCCTGCGCAGCTTTCTGATGCACCCGCAGAGCCTGGTTCAGCAGTCTGAGGATGCAGAAGTTCAGAAACGGGCTGCCTGA
- a CDS encoding spermine/spermidine synthase domain-containing protein, translating to MIRSFAQNLVKSTLTLALTRLGFAFLSGWICGLFLLACIQRFQTLVGAHLSVTTGIGLATVMGIWLGLPSSISDSVNRESETTLWKQKRFRIGITLALFSIWTLCFPILLWQFNQILHLISLDQVSNPVFLTGLMTLSAMVLLLPVVFWTARICWFSVRASLEHQSAGSTPLVSPVARFLTGVTLALLSAVYCLVPALGWNLALGIAAGTALLIVISPWLRKLATRYLPGMVSWLQTMTTSRQLNAKTDSENGSMQWKHSRLLIASGFLVSLATGFLTIIIERVVFQLYPDSLYLKVTVWAALLAGVSAAWIWIETRSAARGSQLASRLTLGAALIGAAALALFPFLVNWMLYANAYIEFAFLLAVIRGGLLTLFLAPLGFCWGGWMKLSITRQSLSTNNTSVYRLPVWQPFCLLAGLLCGSWLIGTARVDLKTLSLVTTGALSCLSLLIWAVQFRFPRSRWQTAGVSCALVLLVVLTSGYNNYDPHRSTKLLFSTNTFTGLRYGLKPDLLPYMDEGRCLSEVEGPHGTYTVWSYHENQLQIRRSGLPVGVTTTDAGLCPHTTGELMPFVIPVTLHDRPADVLFLGLGSGVSLNSSLDFPVQHITCLEYDPGLIQLYQDEIATRNSISALDSDRVTLVQSPVALAMASRAKTTATYDLIISNPVQSVVTQSQSEYTADFYRNVSRHLKAGGMFCQRFQHIDFGAQPLRVITRTFLSEFKQVMAIEIANGETLFLATNSEEGFVRPGLLDRLQAPQVRRTLAQVGWDWSVLLNLAAYSNESLQQMVADQPTSVNNSATGRFAFTLPYEMMRWGLKREEVQQMVGQDQRTERLINWMHSEQDDPIVLRRLSEVTAQNKLMVQYPDQYWKYRKPAKEQITDNPRSLIRQVAAEGLNENDFIHNEDKRRMLYFKALSDAMAKPSPSVELITRVSRFTSIYDPMISYFMHDEVAELYRKSDDAPPELEFAHRLHAINYGAGSDRSINSVVRAIELAAEKPELFQETGQQWDHLNGLLQHLKTRWDNRSQAPPVTSKQALHDIELSMSAIDLAFEAMEEIRENAGISEQEWSLRKKVLDRTLVRPLETYHQRVLPHHYKQDRKNRQERKKLLDNLNLPQVPSL from the coding sequence ATGATACGTTCGTTTGCTCAGAATTTAGTCAAATCTACTCTCACTCTAGCTCTGACGCGATTAGGGTTCGCTTTCCTGTCCGGGTGGATTTGCGGCCTTTTTCTGCTCGCCTGTATTCAGCGGTTTCAGACCCTGGTTGGAGCACATCTGTCTGTCACTACAGGCATCGGTCTGGCAACGGTCATGGGAATCTGGCTGGGATTACCCTCTTCCATCTCAGACAGCGTCAATCGTGAGTCTGAAACGACGCTCTGGAAGCAGAAGCGTTTTCGGATTGGCATCACGTTGGCTCTGTTTTCGATCTGGACACTTTGTTTTCCAATACTGCTCTGGCAGTTCAACCAGATCCTGCATCTGATCTCACTGGATCAGGTTTCTAACCCGGTCTTTTTAACGGGACTGATGACACTTTCTGCCATGGTTCTCCTGCTGCCTGTTGTTTTCTGGACTGCCCGCATCTGCTGGTTCTCAGTCAGAGCTTCACTCGAACATCAGTCTGCAGGTAGTACCCCCCTGGTCTCCCCTGTTGCACGTTTTCTCACAGGTGTGACACTCGCATTACTATCGGCTGTCTATTGCCTGGTTCCCGCGTTGGGCTGGAATCTAGCATTAGGGATCGCAGCAGGCACCGCTCTGCTGATTGTGATCAGTCCCTGGCTGCGCAAGCTGGCCACTCGATACTTGCCCGGTATGGTCAGCTGGCTGCAGACTATGACCACTAGCCGTCAGTTAAACGCTAAAACCGATTCCGAAAATGGAAGTATGCAGTGGAAACATTCCCGACTGCTGATTGCCAGCGGCTTTCTGGTCAGCCTGGCGACCGGTTTTCTGACTATCATCATTGAGCGTGTTGTCTTCCAGCTCTATCCGGACTCACTCTATTTGAAAGTGACTGTCTGGGCGGCGTTGCTCGCAGGCGTCAGTGCAGCCTGGATCTGGATTGAAACACGCAGTGCAGCGCGGGGTTCACAACTCGCATCACGCTTGACCCTGGGAGCTGCATTAATCGGAGCAGCGGCGCTGGCACTATTCCCATTCCTGGTGAACTGGATGCTGTATGCCAACGCTTACATCGAATTTGCATTTCTGCTGGCAGTGATACGAGGCGGGCTGCTGACGCTCTTCCTGGCACCTTTGGGCTTCTGCTGGGGTGGTTGGATGAAGCTGTCGATCACACGCCAGTCACTCAGCACTAATAACACTTCCGTCTATCGTCTGCCGGTCTGGCAACCTTTCTGTTTGCTGGCAGGATTGCTCTGCGGGTCCTGGTTGATTGGTACCGCACGTGTGGATCTTAAAACACTGTCTCTGGTGACTACGGGGGCTTTGTCCTGCTTGTCACTCCTGATCTGGGCTGTCCAGTTCCGTTTCCCCCGGTCACGCTGGCAGACAGCCGGCGTCAGTTGTGCTCTGGTCCTGCTGGTTGTTCTGACTTCCGGATACAACAATTATGATCCGCATCGTTCTACGAAACTCCTGTTTTCCACGAATACATTCACCGGACTCCGTTACGGCTTAAAACCGGATCTGCTTCCCTACATGGATGAAGGTCGCTGTCTGTCAGAAGTAGAAGGACCCCACGGAACATATACTGTCTGGTCCTATCATGAAAACCAGCTGCAAATCCGCCGCAGCGGGCTGCCTGTAGGAGTCACCACTACTGATGCAGGGCTGTGCCCCCATACAACAGGGGAACTGATGCCCTTTGTGATACCGGTAACGTTGCATGACCGCCCCGCCGATGTCTTGTTCCTGGGACTGGGATCGGGAGTAAGCCTTAACTCCAGCCTGGATTTTCCAGTGCAGCATATCACCTGTCTGGAATATGATCCGGGACTGATTCAGTTATATCAGGATGAAATTGCTACCCGTAATTCGATCTCAGCGCTGGACTCTGACCGCGTCACTCTGGTGCAGTCCCCTGTCGCTCTGGCCATGGCGTCGCGTGCAAAAACGACTGCTACTTATGACTTGATTATCAGCAATCCCGTACAGTCGGTCGTCACTCAATCTCAGTCAGAGTACACGGCGGACTTTTATCGAAATGTCTCCCGGCATTTGAAAGCTGGAGGCATGTTCTGTCAGCGCTTCCAGCATATTGATTTTGGCGCACAACCTCTGCGGGTAATCACCCGCACATTTCTGTCAGAATTTAAACAGGTAATGGCCATTGAAATTGCGAATGGAGAAACCCTGTTCCTGGCGACCAATTCCGAAGAGGGCTTTGTTCGCCCCGGACTGCTGGATCGCCTCCAGGCACCTCAGGTCCGTCGCACGCTGGCACAGGTAGGCTGGGACTGGTCAGTTCTTTTGAACCTGGCCGCATACTCCAATGAATCACTCCAGCAGATGGTGGCAGATCAGCCAACTTCGGTAAACAACTCGGCCACAGGTCGATTTGCCTTCACGCTGCCCTATGAAATGATGCGCTGGGGACTGAAGCGGGAAGAAGTTCAGCAGATGGTGGGCCAAGATCAGCGGACCGAACGACTGATCAACTGGATGCATAGTGAGCAGGACGACCCGATCGTGCTCCGCAGACTTTCCGAAGTCACAGCGCAGAATAAACTGATGGTGCAATATCCGGATCAGTACTGGAAATATCGCAAGCCAGCCAAAGAACAGATCACTGACAACCCCCGCTCGCTGATCAGACAGGTCGCTGCTGAAGGGTTGAATGAGAATGATTTTATCCACAATGAAGATAAACGCCGGATGCTCTACTTCAAGGCTCTCTCCGATGCGATGGCGAAACCTTCTCCCTCGGTAGAACTGATTACGCGCGTTTCCCGCTTTACTTCGATCTACGACCCGATGATCAGTTACTTCATGCACGATGAGGTCGCTGAACTTTACAGAAAATCTGATGATGCTCCGCCGGAACTGGAGTTTGCTCATCGTCTGCACGCGATCAATTACGGCGCAGGCTCTGACCGTTCGATCAACTCGGTGGTCCGGGCGATTGAACTCGCTGCAGAGAAACCGGAACTCTTCCAGGAGACCGGGCAGCAGTGGGACCATCTGAATGGCTTGTTACAGCATTTGAAGACCCGCTGGGACAATCGTTCCCAGGCTCCGCCAGTGACGTCGAAGCAGGCGTTGCATGATATCGAACTCAGCATGTCCGCGATTGACCTGGCGTTTGAGGCCATGGAAGAGATCCGGGAAAATGCGGGGATTTCTGAACAGGAGTGGTCTTTGCGCAAGAAAGTCCTGGATCGGACACTGGTTCGCCCTCTGGAGACTTATCATCAACGCGTCCTGCCACACCATTACAAGCAGGACAGGAAGAACCGGCAGGAACGCAAGAAGCTGCTGGATAATCTCAACCTGCCTCAAGTGCCGTCTCTGTAA
- a CDS encoding EF-hand domain-containing protein → MSFLDRNRNGVIEPDEFDRMPGRFKEMLESAGVDTSRSMTAQEYERVMPRVMEQMRSRRGSFGGGDRGDSDDRGRSGFSRGSGGPGFGGSGFGGPPSSFSRSRGMTTMTAMIARGAALIGTPCEDATDHSNQIEVVTRVIHAATPAVHKRNPVNRYGLLWI, encoded by the coding sequence ATGTCCTTTCTGGATCGCAACCGCAATGGTGTCATCGAACCCGATGAATTCGATCGGATGCCGGGACGCTTTAAAGAGATGCTCGAATCAGCGGGCGTTGACACCTCCCGCAGTATGACAGCTCAGGAATATGAACGTGTCATGCCACGCGTGATGGAACAGATGCGGAGCCGTCGTGGCTCTTTCGGCGGCGGTGATCGAGGTGATAGTGATGACCGAGGTCGCTCCGGTTTTTCCCGCGGTTCTGGCGGTCCCGGCTTTGGTGGTTCTGGTTTCGGCGGGCCGCCCAGCTCTTTTTCCCGTTCCCGGGGGATGACGACGATGACCGCGATGATAGCTCGCGGGGCGGCTTTGATCGGGACTCCATGCGAGGACGCTACGGATCATTCCAATCAGATCGAGGTCGTGACGAGGGTGATTCACGCAGCCACTCCAGCAGTTCACAAAAGGAACCCAGTAAACCGGTACGGACTACTGTGGATCTGA
- a CDS encoding bifunctional lysylphosphatidylglycerol flippase/synthetase MprF, which produces MSSADSHSRQGLQLHQSDQRQTRQGLSVDQLTSQNADRFERAGTQWRIDPSHQVFDQEPLGLPEEHTETELRDFIFEHGRYFDSYLASEPDRDQFWSQGKRGLISYKRWYRHVIIGGGLIAPEPHKPQLVREFLEYAKQNRLSIAFHNIGEADLPLFQEMQFQVTKWGEDPMIDLDTCTWQGKDYEWVRRQTNYCLRQGMTACEVRPDQLHPLHWSDIISEVIEVADESLTRKPQKKAMRFFEGRIDNHALGRRRLFIARYQGRIEGFVICNPILNGTGWATELYRHRLDSVKGTMAFLIHFVLQQLKQEGVAQAGLCLDLGRDCHRLPGDSALVRHGLRFAENYLTSIFDFTGLRHFKSRFRPRYEKRFACVYPKVTIGSILAFVSTTGVLDLHYGRYSRILYNQHCKRKLRRNLATGNSSQSDTAASPKMNSKPFSLRKSA; this is translated from the coding sequence ATGTCGTCAGCTGATTCTCATTCCAGACAGGGCCTGCAACTGCATCAGAGCGATCAGCGGCAGACACGCCAGGGCTTGTCCGTCGACCAGCTGACCAGTCAGAACGCAGACCGTTTTGAACGGGCCGGGACACAGTGGCGGATTGATCCATCGCATCAGGTGTTCGATCAAGAACCGCTGGGTCTGCCCGAGGAGCACACAGAAACAGAACTGCGCGATTTTATTTTTGAGCATGGCAGATATTTTGATTCCTATCTGGCTTCCGAACCGGATCGTGATCAGTTCTGGTCTCAGGGGAAACGGGGATTAATCTCCTACAAACGCTGGTACCGACATGTCATCATTGGGGGAGGCCTGATTGCTCCCGAACCCCATAAACCTCAACTGGTACGCGAATTTCTGGAGTATGCGAAACAGAACCGGCTATCAATTGCCTTTCACAACATCGGAGAAGCAGATCTTCCCCTGTTTCAGGAAATGCAGTTTCAGGTGACCAAGTGGGGCGAAGACCCGATGATCGATCTGGATACCTGCACCTGGCAGGGAAAAGATTATGAATGGGTCCGCCGACAGACCAATTATTGCCTCCGGCAGGGGATGACCGCCTGCGAGGTTCGTCCAGATCAACTGCATCCGCTGCACTGGTCCGATATCATCTCAGAGGTCATTGAAGTCGCCGACGAATCGTTGACGCGTAAACCTCAAAAAAAAGCGATGCGTTTCTTTGAGGGACGAATTGATAATCATGCACTCGGGCGACGGCGTCTGTTCATTGCCCGCTACCAGGGACGGATCGAAGGCTTTGTGATCTGTAATCCCATTTTGAATGGGACCGGTTGGGCGACAGAACTCTATCGGCATCGCCTGGATTCGGTTAAAGGCACCATGGCCTTCCTGATTCATTTCGTATTACAGCAACTGAAACAGGAAGGTGTTGCGCAGGCCGGGCTCTGTCTGGATCTGGGACGCGACTGTCACCGCCTGCCCGGTGACAGTGCGCTGGTGAGGCACGGCTTGCGATTTGCAGAAAATTATCTGACCAGTATCTTTGATTTTACCGGTTTGCGACATTTTAAAAGCCGCTTTCGACCGCGCTATGAAAAGCGGTTTGCCTGCGTTTATCCCAAGGTCACCATCGGTTCGATTCTGGCCTTCGTCAGTACTACCGGCGTACTCGATCTGCACTACGGACGCTATTCCCGCATCCTCTACAATCAGCACTGCAAACGAAAGCTCCGCCGAAATCTGGCGACTGGTAATTCGTCGCAGTCTGACACTGCAGCTTCGCCGAAAATGAATTCTAAACCTTTCTCTTTGCGGAAGAGTGCCTGA
- a CDS encoding acyl carrier protein, with the protein MSVSIQEQLVEFLNSVTGQTITDSTELIDSGLLDSLTMMDLLVFVESDFEVRLDFQDIRPDLFKNPATISQLISERQAEQKKAA; encoded by the coding sequence ATGAGTGTATCGATTCAGGAACAACTGGTTGAATTTCTAAACTCCGTCACCGGACAGACAATTACTGATAGCACCGAACTGATTGATTCCGGTCTGCTGGATTCCCTGACGATGATGGACCTGCTGGTCTTCGTCGAATCTGATTTTGAAGTACGACTCGATTTTCAGGATATCAGACCAGATTTATTTAAAAATCCCGCCACGATTTCTCAGCTGATTTCAGAGCGACAGGCAGAGCAGAAAAAAGCTGCCTGA
- a CDS encoding DNA-methyltransferase — MKNNPLPRLDEDLVLREQLLPFCRLKPGEIWEDPTGRHRVACADATNSEQISRLIGEDRPVLAIQDPPYNLVAFDLRNIDTFIEWCADWVRMSARFLSSDASFYVWLGADQNQHFQPLPQFMMMMQQTGLFESRSFVTMRNQRGYGTQKNWMAVRQELLYYTRGNPFFEVQYTDIPKILRGYYKNINGKKTENLERGRSENIRPGNVWVDIQQVFYRMEENVSGCYAQKPIKSVERILQASSQQDDFVLDLFAHSGTTLIACEQLGRRCLTADLDPIFCEISIRRLEHFRATGKSGWQNGHPFEDIPDLNPQTVSEG, encoded by the coding sequence ATGAAAAACAATCCTCTGCCGCGCCTGGACGAAGATTTGGTTTTGAGAGAACAACTGTTACCATTCTGCCGATTGAAACCGGGAGAAATCTGGGAGGATCCCACTGGTCGGCATCGAGTGGCCTGCGCAGATGCCACCAATTCCGAACAGATCAGCAGGCTGATCGGCGAGGATCGTCCTGTCCTGGCGATTCAGGACCCGCCCTATAATCTGGTCGCCTTCGATCTGCGTAATATCGATACGTTTATTGAGTGGTGTGCCGACTGGGTGCGCATGTCGGCCCGCTTTCTGAGTTCGGATGCTTCCTTTTATGTCTGGCTGGGAGCGGACCAGAATCAGCATTTTCAACCACTGCCTCAGTTCATGATGATGATGCAGCAGACCGGGTTGTTCGAATCACGGTCCTTTGTCACCATGAGGAACCAGCGTGGGTATGGCACTCAGAAAAACTGGATGGCCGTGCGTCAGGAACTGTTGTACTACACGCGAGGGAATCCATTTTTTGAAGTGCAATACACGGATATCCCGAAGATCCTGCGCGGGTACTATAAAAACATCAACGGAAAAAAGACGGAGAACCTCGAACGGGGCCGTTCCGAGAACATCAGGCCCGGGAATGTCTGGGTCGATATTCAGCAGGTCTTCTATCGCATGGAAGAAAATGTTTCAGGATGTTATGCCCAGAAGCCGATCAAATCGGTTGAACGAATTCTGCAGGCCAGTTCTCAACAGGATGACTTTGTACTCGATCTGTTTGCTCATTCCGGTACTACGCTCATAGCCTGTGAGCAACTGGGCCGCCGCTGCCTGACCGCTGACCTGGATCCCATTTTCTGTGAGATCAGTATTCGTCGCCTGGAACACTTTCGTGCGACAGGGAAATCCGGTTGGCAGAACGGGCACCCCTTTGAAGACATTCCCGATCTGAATCCGCAGACCGTTTCAGAGGGTTAA